The Paenibacillus uliginis N3/975 genome has a window encoding:
- a CDS encoding DUF2935 domain-containing protein, giving the protein MTDAFVARSLDEIRFWSRIMKEHSLFLRLGFRCEDTQLIAEAMQFQATFEDIERRSHAYSLNTDPSTIREFNCEVQNAATHIWAFKRKVLGLILRCKLPGGTNFPLLVDHVSREANYFRNRLDELNCGQLEPLHDAIIDENVFFLRIMADHAKFIGHLLDPSERKLVEQAREFGHEFDQLMFQAIDLSSMRPQSQTVPLLSQFVDENKVSVKSLRDFKKTAADLIEQCRIKSIIHPLLADHVFREAERFLFILEMFDRSLSGHHVNKKELLF; this is encoded by the coding sequence TTGACAGATGCTTTCGTGGCACGCTCGTTAGACGAGATACGGTTTTGGTCTAGAATCATGAAGGAGCATTCCTTGTTTCTTCGATTAGGCTTTAGATGCGAAGATACCCAGCTTATTGCTGAGGCGATGCAGTTTCAAGCCACTTTCGAAGATATCGAGAGAAGGTCCCACGCATATTCTTTAAATACGGATCCTTCCACGATTAGGGAGTTTAATTGCGAGGTTCAAAACGCGGCAACCCATATTTGGGCGTTTAAAAGAAAGGTGCTCGGTCTCATATTGCGATGCAAACTTCCAGGGGGGACCAATTTTCCGCTATTAGTCGATCATGTGAGCAGGGAAGCGAATTATTTTCGAAACCGCCTTGATGAGCTGAATTGTGGGCAACTGGAGCCTCTGCATGATGCGATTATAGACGAAAATGTATTTTTCTTAAGAATCATGGCTGACCATGCAAAATTTATAGGCCATTTGCTGGACCCATCAGAGCGGAAGCTTGTAGAGCAGGCTAGGGAGTTCGGTCATGAGTTTGATCAATTGATGTTTCAAGCTATAGATCTAAGCTCGATGCGACCACAATCACAAACTGTTCCGCTATTAAGCCAATTTGTCGATGAAAACAAAGTATCGGTAAAGTCCCTTCGCGATTTCAAGAAAACAGCGGCTGACTTGATTGAGCAGTGCCGAATAAAGAGCATTATTCATCCGTTGTTGGCAGACCACGTATTCCGCGAAGCCGAAAGGTTCCTCTTCATTCTTGAAATGTTTGATCGATCCTTATCAGGTCATCATGTCAACAAAAAAGAATTGCTTTTCTAA
- a CDS encoding EamA family transporter — MFQLLKNSLYVFLGACCFGILSTVVKLAYSKGFVFEEVMISQFGTGWMILLVLMLFFARRKVTLKQFVRLACVGLCTCLTGVFYYLSLQSIPASIAVVLLFQFTWMGVIIEAIVNRSMPDKPTLVSIVILFIGTILAGGLLGADHLQLNIKGALLGLAAALMMALFVFFSGRVETQMPPITRSFYMSCGGLILLTVLFTPKVFIEVSPVDGLWIYGLILGIFGVVLPVLLFAMGAPKISTGLATILGAGELPVAVIVSVLFLNELVTGLQWIGVLVILLGIVYPQIATVRAKTAQKI; from the coding sequence TTGTTTCAATTGCTAAAGAATTCGCTGTATGTATTTTTGGGAGCTTGCTGTTTCGGTATTCTGTCGACGGTAGTCAAGCTGGCATATAGCAAAGGGTTTGTGTTCGAAGAAGTCATGATAAGCCAATTCGGAACGGGATGGATGATCCTGCTTGTTCTAATGCTATTTTTTGCGAGAAGAAAAGTGACACTTAAACAGTTTGTAAGACTTGCGTGTGTCGGTCTGTGCACCTGTTTAACAGGGGTATTTTATTATCTATCCCTGCAGAGTATTCCCGCATCCATCGCAGTAGTGCTTCTGTTCCAGTTCACATGGATGGGGGTTATTATTGAAGCGATTGTGAACAGGTCAATGCCTGACAAACCAACACTGGTGTCTATCGTGATATTGTTCATCGGTACGATATTAGCAGGAGGATTGCTCGGAGCAGATCATCTCCAGCTTAATATAAAAGGCGCGTTGCTGGGACTCGCTGCCGCTCTCATGATGGCGTTGTTTGTATTTTTCAGCGGGAGAGTGGAGACACAAATGCCGCCGATTACCCGCAGCTTCTATATGTCATGTGGCGGATTGATCCTGTTAACTGTGCTATTTACGCCCAAAGTATTTATAGAGGTATCGCCTGTCGACGGCCTGTGGATATATGGACTAATACTGGGCATATTTGGGGTGGTGCTTCCGGTTCTGCTGTTCGCCATGGGTGCGCCTAAGATTAGCACGGGGCTGGCAACCATACTTGGAGCAGGAGAGCTACCGGTTGCAGTGATCGTATCTGTCCTTTTTTTGAATGAGCTTGTCACGGGATTGCAATGGATTGGGGTATTGGTCATCCTTTTAGGTATCGTGTATCCGCAAATAGCAACTGTTAGAGCTAAGACAGCACAAAAAATATAA
- a CDS encoding LysR family transcriptional regulator produces the protein MNLHALRLFHVVASTGSVTRASELLNISQPAITAQIKKFEKELLLTLLKPLGRGIALTDAGEELALLAKRLFAVEQQIEQFAQDYRNGTKGCIRLAATYLPAHFLIPAWIAKFKQQYEHVEMMITTTNSSDALKQLLNVDVDIAIYGGIAEKYPDTILTEELFQDELWFVVAPNHRYANQQVTLSEMMKEPFVMREEGSSTRDRLLSLCRTYNSSVPTISLQFNGLHEAITAVIAGYGANFVSSLVVREYVERGELSRVYVEGIHLKNTIAICTRKNETLSASSMNLIQMIRQNPYIK, from the coding sequence ATGAATTTACATGCATTACGCTTATTTCATGTGGTCGCATCTACTGGAAGCGTGACACGCGCTTCGGAATTGTTAAATATAAGTCAGCCAGCTATTACCGCTCAAATTAAAAAATTTGAGAAAGAGTTGTTACTCACCCTGCTTAAGCCTCTAGGAAGAGGGATTGCACTAACAGATGCTGGTGAAGAGCTTGCTCTACTTGCAAAAAGACTCTTCGCGGTTGAACAGCAAATTGAACAATTCGCTCAGGATTATCGTAATGGTACGAAAGGATGCATTAGATTAGCCGCAACGTATTTACCCGCTCACTTCCTGATACCCGCTTGGATCGCAAAGTTCAAACAACAATATGAACATGTTGAAATGATGATTACTACGACCAATTCAAGTGATGCACTGAAGCAGCTTTTAAATGTAGATGTGGATATCGCTATTTATGGGGGGATAGCCGAGAAATATCCAGATACGATTCTGACAGAAGAATTGTTTCAGGACGAGCTATGGTTTGTAGTTGCACCTAATCACCGATATGCGAATCAGCAAGTTACTCTGTCGGAAATGATGAAAGAACCTTTTGTCATGCGTGAGGAAGGCAGTTCAACTCGGGATAGACTACTATCTTTATGTCGCACATACAATTCATCAGTTCCTACAATATCTTTGCAATTTAACGGACTGCATGAAGCGATCACAGCTGTTATTGCCGGATACGGTGCAAACTTTGTCTCATCATTAGTTGTACGCGAATATGTAGAACGTGGGGAGTTGTCCCGCGTTTATGTTGAAGGGATCCATTTAAAAAATACAATTGCCATTTGTACACGAAAAAACGAGACATTGTCAGCTTCCTCAATGAACCTCATTCAGATGATCCGTCAAAATCCATATATCAAATAG
- a CDS encoding ABC transporter permease, translated as METVIQTTDELKHTVPKRNRWQQVRTRMWKDRYLYLLLLPGLLYFLIYRYLPMLGITIAFKNFSPFMGIADSPWVGLDNFRRIFENPEVLQVIWNTLVISFLQIAFAFPAPILLAIMLNEVANPLLKRLMQSVVYMPHFLSWVVVVGIVTIFFRNEGLVNDALRELFGVQQSIGFLTEPDYFRLFLVFEVIWKEAGWGTIIFLAALAGVNPALYEAAVMDGASRFRQIWHITLPAIRSTIIIMLIIRLGDVLEVGFEQVFLQLNAFNMQIGNTLDTYVYYKGIQQSDYSFSTAVGVFKGLVGLVLVMCANKLSKRFGEQGVY; from the coding sequence TTGGAAACCGTCATTCAGACCACTGATGAGTTGAAACACACCGTACCAAAACGTAATCGCTGGCAGCAGGTTCGAACGAGAATGTGGAAGGACCGTTATTTATATCTGCTACTGCTTCCAGGTCTCTTATATTTTCTTATTTATCGGTATTTGCCGATGCTGGGTATTACCATCGCATTTAAAAATTTTAGCCCCTTCATGGGAATTGCGGATAGCCCGTGGGTCGGGTTAGACAACTTTCGCCGGATATTTGAAAATCCCGAAGTGTTGCAGGTCATATGGAACACCCTGGTCATCTCATTTTTACAGATCGCATTTGCGTTTCCTGCGCCGATTCTGCTCGCCATCATGCTGAACGAGGTGGCTAATCCGCTGTTGAAACGCTTGATGCAGTCGGTAGTTTACATGCCTCACTTTTTATCGTGGGTTGTTGTTGTTGGGATCGTTACGATTTTTTTCAGAAATGAGGGATTGGTTAACGATGCATTAAGGGAATTGTTCGGTGTACAGCAAAGTATCGGATTCTTAACGGAACCAGACTATTTCCGACTGTTTCTGGTGTTTGAGGTCATATGGAAGGAAGCTGGATGGGGAACGATTATATTCCTTGCTGCCCTCGCGGGCGTGAACCCGGCATTATACGAGGCGGCGGTTATGGACGGTGCTAGTCGTTTCCGGCAAATCTGGCACATTACGTTACCAGCCATTCGGAGTACGATTATCATCATGCTTATTATTCGGCTCGGTGACGTGCTTGAGGTCGGATTCGAACAGGTATTCCTCCAACTCAATGCGTTTAACATGCAGATTGGTAATACGCTGGATACGTACGTTTATTACAAAGGGATTCAGCAGTCCGATTACAGCTTTTCCACAGCGGTGGGGGTCTTTAAAGGATTGGTCGGCCTTGTGCTAGTTATGTGCGCCAACAAACTGTCTAAACGGTTTGGCGAACAAGGTGTGTATTGA
- a CDS encoding GTP pyrophosphokinase, which translates to MNQQQIGQIKTIRNEITRFMMKYKFALDEIETKIEILKEEFQALHDYSPIEHTKTRLKSLESILKKLYRKGNDLSLESIEENIKDIAGLRITCSFLSDTYKVSEMLQKQSDLKVINVKDYIKNPKPNGYQSLHLLVEVPVFLSDRVENVCVEVQIRTIAMDFWASLEHKIFYKYNQSVPEKLLLELKAAADTANDLDHQMERLQRDVQLIKDSHAEEALLEELRSFQMNNQQFKLPAGLIEVLKKDL; encoded by the coding sequence ATGAACCAACAGCAAATAGGACAAATTAAAACAATCCGAAATGAAATTACCCGATTTATGATGAAATATAAGTTCGCCTTGGATGAAATCGAGACAAAAATCGAGATATTGAAAGAGGAGTTTCAGGCTCTGCATGACTACAGTCCGATTGAGCACACGAAAACAAGGTTAAAATCCTTGGAAAGTATTTTAAAGAAGCTGTACCGTAAAGGAAACGATCTTTCTCTGGAATCCATTGAAGAAAATATTAAAGATATTGCGGGTTTGCGCATCACCTGCTCTTTTCTCTCCGATACTTACAAAGTCAGTGAAATGTTGCAGAAGCAAAGCGATCTGAAAGTGATAAACGTGAAGGATTACATTAAAAATCCGAAGCCAAATGGATACCAAAGTCTTCATTTACTCGTCGAAGTACCCGTGTTCTTGTCTGACCGTGTAGAGAATGTGTGTGTGGAAGTGCAGATACGGACTATAGCCATGGATTTCTGGGCAAGCCTGGAGCACAAAATATTTTACAAATACAACCAGTCTGTACCGGAAAAGCTGCTGCTTGAGCTGAAAGCTGCGGCGGATACGGCAAACGATCTTGATCATCAAATGGAACGGCTGCAGCGTGATGTTCAGCTTATCAAGGACTCGCATGCTGAGGAAGCACTGTTAGAAGAACTTCGAAGCTTTCAAATGAACAATCAACAATTTAAACTGCCTGCTGGGCTGATCGAAGTACTTAAGAAGGATTTATAA
- a CDS encoding carbohydrate ABC transporter permease — MNQKSIVERLFDSVNIGLLLLICAVMLFPFLYLFSVSFSSYEDFLGSKLLLWPSTWSTDAYEYIWKSRTFRQALLTTTTVTILGTAVNLFFTSTMAYALSRPIVGQKPIMFMVVFTLLFSAGMIPTYLVVQATGLLDSIWSLILPVAITPFNLIVIRQFFINIPNDMIEAGIVDGANDLQIFARIIVPLSKPTLAAFSLFYAVTHWNNYFAPILYINDSAKWTIQVVLRQIVVVGETTGTLGGDNMFTDNPPPPETIQMAAILLATVPILIVYPFLQKHFAKGVMLGAVKG, encoded by the coding sequence ATGAACCAAAAATCAATTGTTGAAAGGCTGTTTGATTCAGTCAATATCGGCTTGTTGCTGCTGATTTGTGCGGTCATGTTGTTTCCGTTTCTATATTTATTCTCGGTCTCATTTTCGTCTTATGAGGATTTTCTTGGCAGCAAGCTGCTGCTCTGGCCATCCACCTGGTCAACAGATGCTTATGAATATATATGGAAATCACGAACATTTCGTCAAGCTCTTCTGACAACAACAACGGTAACAATTCTCGGAACCGCGGTTAACCTGTTCTTTACGAGCACGATGGCCTATGCATTATCGAGACCGATTGTTGGTCAGAAGCCTATAATGTTTATGGTTGTATTCACATTGCTGTTCTCGGCTGGAATGATTCCTACCTATTTGGTGGTGCAGGCGACAGGTTTGCTTGATTCGATATGGTCGCTCATCCTGCCGGTTGCAATTACTCCATTTAACTTGATTGTTATCCGGCAATTTTTCATCAATATTCCGAATGACATGATTGAAGCAGGGATCGTGGACGGTGCGAACGATTTGCAAATTTTCGCTCGGATTATTGTCCCATTATCAAAACCTACGCTGGCCGCATTCAGTTTGTTTTACGCGGTAACGCATTGGAATAACTACTTCGCCCCGATCCTCTACATCAACGATTCAGCTAAATGGACAATTCAGGTCGTTCTCAGACAAATTGTTGTTGTTGGCGAAACGACCGGTACGCTTGGCGGAGACAATATGTTTACGGATAATCCGCCACCACCAGAGACGATTCAGATGGCAGCGATCCTGCTTGCAACCGTTCCAATCCTCATCGTATATCCGTTTTTGCAGAAGCATTTTGCCAAGGGTGTCATGCTGGGGGCTGTAAAGGGTTGA
- a CDS encoding YmaF family protein, whose protein sequence is MSKPVKGVLFCLNDSDANSEHSHKLFITSWDGRPVNLHVHPFSGDTSYDVGHYHHYAGITEAAPTGVPHVHNYYAVTSFNDGHKHTIRGTTGPAFPLPEGGHYHHFEGYTTVNGAIPHTHKYAGNTGNEKNY, encoded by the coding sequence GTGAGCAAACCAGTAAAAGGGGTTTTGTTCTGTTTAAACGATTCTGATGCTAATTCTGAACATTCTCATAAGTTGTTTATTACTTCCTGGGACGGTAGACCTGTTAACCTTCATGTTCATCCATTTTCCGGTGATACTTCGTATGATGTAGGTCATTATCATCATTATGCCGGCATTACAGAGGCTGCACCAACTGGAGTTCCGCATGTCCACAATTATTATGCCGTAACTTCATTTAATGATGGGCACAAGCATACGATTAGAGGCACGACAGGGCCAGCATTCCCTTTACCGGAAGGGGGCCATTATCATCATTTTGAAGGCTACACTACGGTTAATGGAGCAATTCCACATACCCATAAATACGCTGGAAACACAGGGAATGAAAAAAACTATTAA
- a CDS encoding O-methyltransferase, whose protein sequence is MNQMNTWVKVDEYISERLIPYDSVLEQVLSANQQAGLPPYDVTPSQGKLLNLLAQMKGAKRILEIGTLGGYSTIWLARALPSDGQLVTLELDPVHAQVAQANISLAQLSGIVELRVGEALDQLAQMESEGVEPFDFILIDADKPNNPNYLKWALHLSYPGTVIIGDNVIREGEVINENSQDPRVKGVRTFYDLLADEPKITATAIQTVGSKGYDGFVLGIVNS, encoded by the coding sequence ATGAATCAAATGAATACTTGGGTGAAGGTGGATGAGTATATTTCGGAGCGTCTGATTCCATATGACTCGGTACTGGAACAAGTGTTGTCCGCAAATCAACAGGCAGGGTTACCACCCTATGATGTTACACCAAGTCAAGGGAAGTTATTAAACTTATTAGCTCAAATGAAAGGCGCAAAACGAATTTTGGAGATTGGTACATTGGGGGGATACAGTACAATCTGGTTGGCGAGAGCACTGCCGTCTGATGGACAATTAGTGACATTGGAACTAGACCCAGTTCATGCTCAGGTAGCACAGGCGAACATATCCCTAGCTCAGCTAAGTGGTATTGTAGAACTTCGAGTAGGAGAAGCTTTAGATCAATTGGCTCAAATGGAAAGTGAGGGCGTAGAGCCCTTTGACTTTATATTAATTGATGCTGACAAACCAAATAATCCAAACTATCTAAAATGGGCACTTCATCTGTCTTATCCTGGAACTGTTATTATTGGAGATAATGTCATTCGTGAAGGCGAAGTTATAAATGAAAATAGTCAAGATCCCCGTGTCAAGGGAGTAAGGACGTTTTATGATCTGTTAGCTGATGAACCCAAGATTACGGCAACTGCCATTCAGACTGTTGGCAGTAAAGGTTATGATGGTTTTGTATTAGGTATTGTAAATAGCTAA
- a CDS encoding extracellular solute-binding protein, with product MSRKRRFTVIMAAIMSVSLVACSQNTQSVKEQPVTATTSEKQPTNVEETYTITAIDYRYGDPPPTSSPGLTMINEKFNVKYEPTFVPNTAFEEKINATFASGKIPDIVGLMSADIKNRYNKFAKQGAFLEIEPYINEYPSLKMVPDFIWDAVRVDGKIYAIPQYSPKYQVVTVIRKDWLEKLGLKVPTNYEELKEVALAFTNNDPDGNSKKDTYGIAIGQDINPNFNQGPYWDPDAWYHQDQDGNYIPGIIGEGRKEFITMLSELYKQGAMTKDYAILNWGDTNKEFYSGKAGIFIGTPRGMSQEYMDGLLKIHPNAEFVSLAPFQDKYGNTALTSGAGYNGITVLSAKLSSEPEKVKRILEMIDFGRKFYPQDERNEKNADFDWWSGKIGVGYDVTDGVPVNKENFASDGLAPSTYFVDNTSWAPNDSDNDYSITYQTKQLVDLVESIEMMYKDIKLYANPISGLESPSDNTSGAELRKYVMDEQVKMIAGTRPVSDWDKLVQEYKDKGGVKIIQEYNAGIKEKDPKALFK from the coding sequence ATGTCCAGAAAACGCAGATTCACAGTCATTATGGCTGCAATCATGTCGGTCAGCCTGGTAGCATGTAGCCAGAATACGCAGAGTGTGAAGGAACAACCCGTAACCGCAACAACAAGTGAGAAGCAGCCTACAAATGTAGAAGAGACGTATACCATCACAGCGATCGATTATCGGTATGGTGATCCACCGCCAACGTCAAGTCCGGGGCTGACGATGATTAACGAGAAGTTCAACGTGAAGTATGAACCCACTTTCGTTCCGAACACAGCTTTCGAGGAGAAGATCAATGCTACGTTTGCGTCCGGTAAAATTCCGGATATTGTAGGATTGATGTCCGCGGACATCAAAAACCGGTACAACAAATTTGCGAAGCAGGGGGCATTTCTTGAGATTGAACCATACATCAATGAATATCCTTCACTCAAGATGGTACCTGATTTCATATGGGATGCTGTTCGTGTAGATGGCAAGATATACGCCATTCCGCAGTACTCGCCTAAATACCAGGTCGTTACGGTCATCCGTAAGGATTGGTTAGAGAAACTGGGTCTCAAAGTGCCAACAAATTATGAAGAGCTGAAAGAAGTCGCTCTAGCTTTTACGAATAATGATCCGGATGGAAACAGCAAGAAAGATACTTACGGTATCGCAATCGGTCAAGATATCAACCCTAACTTCAACCAAGGCCCGTACTGGGATCCGGATGCGTGGTATCACCAAGATCAGGACGGCAATTATATTCCGGGAATCATTGGAGAAGGACGCAAGGAATTTATAACGATGCTCTCCGAGCTCTATAAGCAAGGGGCCATGACGAAGGACTATGCCATTTTGAATTGGGGAGACACCAACAAGGAGTTTTATTCCGGCAAGGCTGGTATTTTTATCGGGACACCGCGGGGTATGTCACAGGAGTATATGGACGGGTTGCTGAAAATCCATCCCAATGCAGAGTTTGTAAGCCTTGCACCGTTCCAGGATAAATACGGCAACACGGCTCTGACATCCGGTGCGGGTTATAACGGTATTACGGTGTTGAGCGCCAAGTTATCCTCTGAACCGGAGAAGGTAAAGCGTATCTTGGAAATGATCGATTTCGGCCGAAAGTTCTACCCACAGGACGAGCGAAACGAGAAGAATGCGGACTTCGATTGGTGGTCAGGTAAAATTGGCGTTGGCTATGATGTGACGGACGGCGTTCCTGTGAACAAAGAGAATTTTGCTTCAGATGGTCTTGCTCCATCCACCTATTTCGTGGATAACACCTCTTGGGCACCTAATGATTCCGACAATGATTACTCTATAACATATCAGACGAAACAGCTTGTCGATTTGGTAGAGTCTATCGAAATGATGTATAAAGACATAAAACTTTATGCGAATCCGATTAGCGGCCTGGAATCACCGTCGGACAATACGAGCGGGGCAGAGCTTAGAAAATATGTGATGGATGAGCAGGTCAAGATGATTGCCGGCACACGTCCGGTCAGCGACTGGGATAAACTCGTCCAGGAGTATAAGGACAAGGGCGGAGTCAAGATTATTCAGGAATACAATGCAGGTATCAAAGAGAAGGATCCAAAGGCATTGTTCAAATGA
- a CDS encoding DUF952 domain-containing protein, whose amino-acid sequence MIMHILSYPAWRQTLQDGEYAPASLEKEGFIHCSKPDQVVDVANSIYKGQTGLFLMFIDEEKVESNIVYEDLYELGKLFPHIYGPLNLDAVTQIVEFIPDEDGNFTLPTGVLQ is encoded by the coding sequence ATGATTATGCATATCTTGAGTTATCCGGCTTGGAGGCAGACCCTTCAGGATGGGGAATACGCTCCAGCAAGTTTAGAAAAAGAAGGCTTTATTCACTGCTCCAAACCGGATCAGGTTGTTGACGTTGCGAATTCTATATACAAAGGTCAAACCGGACTCTTCTTGATGTTTATAGATGAAGAGAAGGTTGAATCTAACATCGTGTATGAAGACTTGTACGAGTTAGGAAAGCTTTTTCCACATATATATGGACCTTTAAATTTAGATGCGGTCACCCAGATTGTAGAGTTTATACCAGACGAGGACGGAAACTTCACGTTGCCAACAGGAGTGCTTCAGTGA
- a CDS encoding RNA polymerase sigma factor — MLNTLEDSSIKDWEELEDGELVKRAQSGENEAFGELVRRHRAKVYRYARAYTQESFLAEDIVQDALIRAFMHLGKLVDVERFLPWVHRIVRNQAFSRLNSTAAVKEQSFTALASIMDRDANDSADWNDLDGILRRLNQTHMEDTFISAVPESRLMQKETLRVLTEIIQCLKPRERLIFESHFFEQLSPQEIANLFQLKTANVYQIISRSRKKVIQQKIRVTVDSYIKSRRDLGIVKKTVLTYKDTLSEARTCTSAAESIYKMLQYTDYKLSLPMIMGLTGHAFRINIVPDSVHIAGPTTYNFADVLTRGLKNMGFRSKTVDGKLAGIGPNKNLLQQDQLNVNAMEKRDIHHALPEALNLIHRSLDRGVPVLAWDLFFPEFGIIYGYDDAQRSLFAEECGRKDSLSYDNLGRSVLEEIFVLAIEDYTKVSLREQLQNALQSILEHYDGEEENIPVDSVKGLAGYDVWMKAFENGSIEPNGNAYNIAVVRDARGNAAAFFKELLEIWPTEQDQDRNIRDWFGKAEAAYRNITKHFDKLHERYPFPEGGTPNGQSRSEDIEQLRLIKEEEAKAVGVLRKILKGL; from the coding sequence ATGTTGAATACTTTGGAAGACAGCAGCATCAAGGATTGGGAAGAGCTAGAAGACGGAGAACTGGTGAAGCGGGCTCAGTCAGGTGAAAACGAGGCGTTTGGAGAACTGGTTCGTCGGCATCGTGCCAAGGTGTACCGCTATGCCAGAGCGTATACTCAAGAATCCTTCCTGGCAGAGGATATTGTACAGGATGCTCTCATTCGAGCATTTATGCATCTTGGTAAACTGGTCGATGTGGAACGATTCCTGCCCTGGGTTCACCGAATTGTTCGCAATCAGGCGTTCTCTAGACTGAACAGCACAGCAGCTGTGAAGGAACAGTCGTTTACCGCGCTGGCTTCCATCATGGACCGGGATGCTAATGATTCCGCAGATTGGAATGATCTCGATGGTATTTTGCGGCGTCTTAACCAGACCCACATGGAGGACACGTTTATATCAGCTGTCCCGGAAAGCCGGTTGATGCAGAAGGAAACACTTCGTGTCTTGACGGAGATCATTCAATGTCTCAAGCCGAGGGAACGTCTAATTTTTGAATCCCATTTCTTCGAACAGCTGTCCCCACAGGAAATTGCGAATCTATTTCAGCTTAAGACAGCCAATGTGTACCAGATTATTTCTCGATCGCGAAAAAAAGTTATTCAACAAAAAATCCGTGTCACAGTTGACTCCTATATTAAATCGAGAAGGGATTTGGGGATTGTGAAAAAAACGGTGCTTACGTACAAAGATACTTTATCAGAGGCCAGAACATGTACATCGGCTGCAGAGTCGATCTATAAAATGCTCCAATATACGGACTATAAGTTGTCACTCCCTATGATCATGGGTCTTACAGGTCACGCGTTCCGAATTAATATCGTACCAGATAGCGTTCATATCGCCGGCCCAACAACGTACAACTTTGCAGACGTTCTGACAAGGGGATTAAAAAACATGGGCTTCCGCTCTAAGACGGTAGATGGGAAGTTGGCTGGAATAGGTCCCAATAAGAACTTGCTTCAACAAGACCAACTAAACGTTAACGCAATGGAGAAACGTGATATCCATCATGCGCTACCGGAGGCATTGAACCTTATACACCGTTCCCTGGACCGGGGAGTACCAGTGCTGGCGTGGGATCTATTTTTCCCGGAGTTTGGTATTATATATGGGTATGATGATGCGCAGAGATCCTTGTTCGCCGAGGAATGCGGAAGAAAAGATTCGCTGTCTTATGATAATCTAGGACGCAGTGTGCTCGAAGAAATCTTCGTACTTGCTATTGAGGACTACACCAAGGTCTCATTACGTGAACAGCTGCAAAATGCACTGCAATCGATTTTGGAGCATTACGATGGGGAAGAGGAAAATATCCCAGTTGATAGTGTTAAAGGTTTGGCAGGGTACGATGTGTGGATGAAAGCTTTCGAGAATGGCAGCATTGAGCCGAACGGGAATGCTTACAATATCGCTGTGGTCAGGGACGCTCGAGGTAATGCGGCTGCATTTTTCAAGGAGCTTCTGGAAATCTGGCCAACGGAACAGGATCAAGACCGGAACATCCGGGATTGGTTCGGTAAGGCGGAAGCTGCTTATCGAAATATCACGAAACATTTTGATAAGCTGCATGAACGGTATCCGTTCCCTGAAGGAGGGACGCCGAATGGACAGTCAAGATCTGAGGATATTGAACAATTGCGTCTAATTAAAGAAGAAGAGGCGAAGGCGGTTGGGGTACTGCGTAAGATTCTGAAAGGGTTGTAA